In Hevea brasiliensis isolate MT/VB/25A 57/8 chromosome 13, ASM3005281v1, whole genome shotgun sequence, a single genomic region encodes these proteins:
- the LOC131171916 gene encoding uncharacterized protein LOC131171916, with protein MVDSRAQSIKDAFLALKEQSSQPQEGCSDPPIVDEVALYYQVVGGEKKNRVYGIGSQASIFYPSSSHGSSSTASYCAQSEAMEEEIQQLHQTIATLKDSLVAMEERDRQRELMLEERYRQREQTLEERMQQMMQNMMAQMMQGTQFTAPTPHTTHQDDGREADSVDE; from the exons ATGGTTGATTCACGAGCGCAATCAATTAAG GATGCATTTTTGGCGCTTAAGGAGCAGTCGTCTCAACCACAAGAGGGGTGCAGTGACCCTCCTATTGTAGATGAGGTCGCACTATATTATCAAGTTGTGGGGGGGGAGAAGAAGAACAGGGTTTATGGCATTGGATCTCAAGCATCAATTTTTTACCCTAGCTCATCACATGGATCATCTTCTACTGCATCCTATTGTGCTCAGTCAGAGGCAATGGAGGAAGAGATTCAACAATTGCATCAGACTATTGCAACGCTCAAGGATAGTTTGGttgcaatggaggagagagatCGACAACGCGAGTTGATGCTAGAGGAGAGATATAGACAACGTGAGCAGACACTGGAGGAGCGCATGCAACAAATGATGCAAAACATGATGGCACAAATGATGCAGGGTACGCAGTTTACAGCCCCAACTCCACATACGACTCATCAAGATGATGGTAGAGAGGCTGATAGTGTTGATGAGTGA